One genomic window of Desulfovibrio subterraneus includes the following:
- a CDS encoding Hsp20/alpha crystallin family protein encodes MKNEVAKTETALRRIVPASDIVEREEGFHVILDIPGVTREALSIEIEENELTVTGRAERQADSALRRIHTEFGPVEFARTFTLTDMVDRDKVTASLANGVLELYLPRAEAAKPRRIEVNA; translated from the coding sequence ATGAAGAATGAAGTAGCAAAGACCGAAACGGCGCTGCGGCGTATTGTTCCCGCCTCCGATATTGTGGAACGGGAAGAAGGATTCCATGTGATACTGGATATCCCCGGTGTGACGCGCGAGGCTCTTTCCATCGAGATTGAGGAAAACGAACTTACTGTGACCGGCAGGGCTGAGCGGCAGGCAGATTCCGCTCTGCGACGCATCCATACGGAATTCGGCCCTGTGGAGTTTGCCCGCACCTTCACCCTTACCGACATGGTGGACAGGGACAAGGTGACTGCCTCGCTCGCCAACGGTGTGCTGGAACTCTATCTGCCCCGCGCAGAGGCTGCAAAGCCCCGCAGGATAGAGGTCAACGCCTAG
- a CDS encoding DUF370 domain-containing protein: protein MKGNRLLNIGFGNFVVASRVIGIYSPTSAPMRRVREDARAEGRLVDATQGRKTRSIVITDSNHVILSAIQAETIGQRFIQEDEA from the coding sequence ATGAAGGGTAACAGGCTCCTCAACATCGGATTCGGCAATTTCGTGGTAGCGAGCCGTGTCATAGGCATTTACAGCCCGACTTCCGCCCCCATGCGGCGTGTGCGTGAAGATGCCCGCGCAGAAGGCAGGCTCGTGGATGCCACGCAGGGCAGAAAAACGCGTTCCATAGTGATTACCGACTCCAATCATGTTATTCTCTCCGCCATACAGGCGGAAACCATAGGTCAACGATTCATACAGGAGGATGAGGCATAA
- a CDS encoding D-Ala-D-Ala carboxypeptidase family metallohydrolase, which translates to MYTPIHFRIEELVPPDMHARWRHAPHKLFMLFDMEALRTLDALRHRYGPIVVNNWHAGGQFKNSGWRAWDCPEGAALSQHKLGRAFDCKFTRITAEEVRQDMEREPEAPCFAAIRRIEAFDGMSWFHFDTGNHDREGMGVLVVGGPSGKAKPIARSTAGAISGGAAHA; encoded by the coding sequence ATGTATACCCCTATCCACTTCCGCATAGAGGAACTTGTACCGCCGGACATGCATGCCCGGTGGCGGCACGCCCCGCACAAGCTGTTCATGCTCTTTGATATGGAAGCCCTGCGCACACTGGATGCCCTGCGCCACCGCTACGGCCCCATAGTCGTGAACAACTGGCATGCGGGCGGACAGTTCAAGAACTCCGGCTGGCGGGCATGGGACTGCCCCGAGGGGGCAGCCCTGTCGCAACATAAACTGGGAAGAGCCTTTGACTGCAAGTTCACCCGCATAACCGCAGAAGAAGTACGGCAGGATATGGAAAGAGAGCCTGAGGCACCGTGCTTTGCCGCCATACGCCGCATCGAGGCATTTGACGGCATGAGCTGGTTTCATTTCGACACCGGCAATCATGATCGTGAAGGCATGGGAGTGCTTGTTGTCGGCGGGCCTTCCGGCAAAGCCAAGCCGATCGCCCGATCAACCGCCGGGGCAATATCGGGAGGTGCAGCCCATGCCTAG
- a CDS encoding efflux RND transporter periplasmic adaptor subunit, which yields MRNRLIILILILLALGAGAWYWQSGRTAQETKVLKTALLEKGTVRATLEATGIIKPEVGAIVKTGSRATGLIKKMYVRVGDTVKKGDLIAEIDDREQQASLAEAEATLRKAEAEQTRVETVYPLQINEARAQLKASQAEGEYLQLSLKRKKALVEQKLDSQDSLDDARQKHTVSQNTQKARAATLKRLETEYRLEAKKAREAVAAAQATLESVQVRITYTTIYAPIDGVVSQVAAQTGETVVAGFEVANLITILDPTRLEMWIYVDETDVGRIRSGMPVEFRVDAYPDHVFTGTVNQIYPEPEIRDNIVYYQALVRLAPETASQLRPEMTTQCTVVVQEKPDVLVLPNDALKWVDGEQFVFVKEADGSVRRTRPKLGLQGQTASEVLEGLSQGDEVAVKIILPTAAAKKKKP from the coding sequence ATGCGGAACCGACTTATCATACTCATTCTCATCCTTCTCGCTCTCGGCGCGGGTGCATGGTACTGGCAGTCCGGCAGAACCGCGCAGGAAACGAAAGTGCTGAAAACGGCACTACTTGAAAAAGGCACCGTGCGGGCCACGCTGGAGGCAACAGGCATTATCAAGCCCGAGGTGGGCGCCATAGTGAAAACAGGCAGCCGCGCCACCGGCCTGATAAAGAAGATGTATGTCCGCGTGGGAGATACCGTGAAAAAGGGGGACCTGATCGCGGAAATTGACGACCGCGAACAGCAGGCCAGCCTTGCCGAGGCCGAAGCCACGCTGCGCAAAGCCGAGGCTGAGCAGACACGCGTGGAAACGGTCTATCCCCTGCAAATCAACGAGGCACGAGCACAGCTCAAGGCTTCGCAGGCCGAGGGCGAATATCTGCAACTCAGCCTGAAACGCAAGAAAGCGCTGGTGGAGCAGAAGCTGGATTCTCAGGACAGCCTTGATGATGCCCGCCAGAAGCACACCGTTTCGCAGAACACGCAAAAAGCCAGAGCCGCAACGCTCAAGCGGCTGGAAACCGAATACCGGCTGGAAGCCAAAAAGGCCCGCGAAGCGGTTGCAGCAGCACAGGCCACTCTGGAATCCGTTCAGGTGCGCATTACCTATACCACCATTTATGCGCCCATAGACGGCGTGGTGAGTCAGGTTGCCGCCCAGACCGGCGAGACGGTGGTTGCCGGTTTTGAAGTGGCCAACCTCATAACCATTCTTGATCCCACCCGCCTTGAAATGTGGATATACGTGGATGAAACCGACGTGGGCCGCATACGTTCCGGCATGCCCGTGGAGTTTCGTGTGGACGCCTACCCCGACCATGTGTTCACGGGTACGGTGAACCAGATCTATCCGGAGCCGGAAATCCGCGACAACATCGTCTACTATCAGGCCCTTGTCCGTCTTGCGCCGGAAACGGCTTCGCAGCTGCGACCGGAGATGACAACACAGTGTACCGTGGTGGTTCAAGAAAAGCCCGATGTGCTGGTTTTGCCCAACGACGCCCTCAAATGGGTGGACGGCGAGCAGTTTGTCTTTGTGAAGGAGGCCGACGGCAGTGTGCGGCGCACCCGGCCCAAGCTCGGCCTGCAGGGACAGACGGCAAGCGAAGTGCTTGAGGGCCTTTCGCAGGGGGATGAAGTGGCCGTAAAAATCATACTGCCCACCGCAGCCGCCAAAAAGAAGAAGCCGTAA
- the pyrF gene encoding orotidine-5'-phosphate decarboxylase produces the protein MADLVIALDYPDARGALGMAERLKGADVWMKVGLELFTAEGPSLISRIKDLGFKVFLDMKFFDIPNTVRGAVRSSVRHGVDMVNIHLMGGERMARAAMEGLHEGAAGSGASPILLGVTVLTSMSQEDLPKGFSTTLPETVLQLASAGNSWGIHGVVCSGHEVVAIKNSCGKGYLCLTPGIRPVALGDDQRRTMTPAEAVQAGSDFLVVGRPVTGSDDPAQAAHAILEAMKQA, from the coding sequence ATGGCTGATCTCGTCATAGCGCTTGATTACCCTGACGCACGCGGAGCCCTCGGCATGGCGGAGCGCCTGAAAGGCGCGGATGTGTGGATGAAGGTGGGACTGGAGCTGTTCACTGCAGAAGGCCCGTCACTCATTTCCCGCATCAAGGATCTGGGCTTCAAGGTCTTTCTGGACATGAAGTTCTTCGACATCCCCAACACCGTGCGCGGTGCTGTGCGTTCCAGCGTGCGGCACGGAGTGGACATGGTGAATATCCATCTCATGGGCGGCGAACGCATGGCCCGTGCCGCCATGGAAGGGTTGCATGAAGGCGCGGCAGGTTCCGGCGCATCGCCCATTCTGCTCGGCGTAACCGTGCTTACCTCCATGTCGCAGGAAGACCTGCCGAAGGGCTTTTCCACCACGCTGCCGGAAACCGTTCTGCAGCTGGCTTCGGCCGGTAACAGCTGGGGTATTCACGGTGTGGTCTGTTCCGGCCACGAGGTGGTCGCCATAAAAAATAGTTGTGGAAAAGGCTATTTATGCCTTACTCCTGGAATACGTCCTGTTGCCTTGGGCGATGACCAGCGCAGGACCATGACCCCTGCCGAGGCCGTGCAGGCCGGTTCGGACTTTCTGGTGGTGGGACGGCCCGTCACGGGATCGGACGACCCCGCACAGGCGGCTCATGCCATTCTCGAGGCCATGAAGCAGGCATAG
- the mtaB gene encoding tRNA (N(6)-L-threonylcarbamoyladenosine(37)-C(2))-methylthiotransferase MtaB yields the protein MSDFHTFYMSTHGCKINQYETQALREVWTRRGLREVQSAADAAVVLVNSCAVTAKAVSELRNVVRQANRANPQARIIITGCAAQVMGKELASLPGVVEVVPQEEKASLKNWPRKPEEGGDVQAFPAFSISSYNRARAVVKVQDGCSHRCTYCIVPLTRGRSRSRAIADIVSESRSLLEAGFREIILSGVNLRQFGKDLPYTPDFWDLVSTLESSLGPDWAGEARFRLSSLEPGQLDARALETLGASRLVAPQLHISMQSGSDSVLKRMGRGHYKVTPLLEFLEHLRSVWPVYGLGADILMGFPGETEEEFAQTVEAVKAMPLTYAHVFPYSRRPGTAASVMPDQLDKQIKAGRAKVVREIVAAKKTAFLQWLVDSATQLDVVLQSGQTRSGISQFYTECHFPLLPFGAGQRDIVRGVATAVRKRGLVVRPL from the coding sequence ATGAGTGATTTTCATACATTCTACATGTCTACCCATGGCTGCAAGATAAACCAGTACGAAACACAGGCCCTTCGGGAAGTCTGGACACGTCGCGGACTTCGCGAAGTGCAATCGGCCGCAGATGCCGCGGTGGTACTGGTCAACTCATGCGCCGTCACAGCCAAGGCTGTGAGCGAACTGCGCAACGTGGTGCGGCAGGCCAACAGGGCCAACCCGCAGGCGCGGATTATTATCACCGGCTGCGCCGCGCAGGTCATGGGCAAGGAGCTTGCTTCCCTGCCGGGCGTGGTGGAAGTGGTGCCGCAGGAGGAAAAAGCCTCCCTGAAGAACTGGCCCCGCAAGCCGGAAGAAGGCGGCGATGTTCAAGCCTTTCCCGCCTTTTCCATCAGCAGCTACAACCGCGCCCGTGCCGTGGTCAAAGTGCAGGATGGCTGTTCACACCGCTGCACCTATTGCATAGTGCCGCTTACGCGCGGCCGGTCCCGCTCTCGGGCCATTGCAGACATCGTTTCCGAATCCCGCTCCCTGCTCGAAGCCGGATTCCGCGAAATCATTCTTTCAGGAGTCAATCTGCGGCAGTTCGGCAAAGACCTGCCATATACCCCCGACTTCTGGGATCTCGTATCCACGCTGGAAAGCTCTTTAGGGCCGGACTGGGCTGGCGAAGCCCGATTCCGCCTGTCGTCGCTGGAACCCGGCCAACTCGATGCCCGCGCTCTGGAAACCCTTGGCGCATCGCGCCTTGTGGCTCCGCAGCTGCACATATCCATGCAGTCGGGCAGCGATTCCGTGCTCAAGCGTATGGGACGCGGCCATTACAAGGTGACCCCCCTGCTTGAGTTTCTGGAACACCTGCGCTCCGTATGGCCCGTATACGGTCTGGGAGCGGACATCCTCATGGGCTTCCCCGGTGAGACAGAAGAGGAATTCGCGCAAACGGTGGAGGCGGTGAAAGCCATGCCGCTTACCTATGCCCATGTTTTTCCCTATTCGCGTCGCCCCGGCACTGCGGCTTCGGTCATGCCGGACCAGCTCGACAAGCAGATCAAAGCCGGGCGCGCAAAAGTCGTGCGGGAAATCGTGGCTGCGAAGAAGACCGCTTTTCTGCAATGGCTGGTGGATAGCGCAACGCAACTTGATGTGGTGCTGCAGTCCGGGCAGACCAGAAGCGGTATTTCGCAATTCTATACGGAATGCCATTTCCCCCTGCTTCCCTTCGGGGCAGGGCAGCGCGATATCGTCAGAGGCGTCGCCACGGCCGTGCGCAAGCGAGGACTGGTAGTGCGCCCGCTGTAG
- the gmk gene encoding guanylate kinase, whose translation MEAERTGIVLVLCAPSGTGKTTLTRRLLEEFHRFEFSVSYTTRQPREGEQHGKDYFFVSEDEFNEKREAGFFAEWAEVHGNYYGTPKEETLRKLAAGKDILFDIDVQGAGQLHGSLKQGCYVFILPPSRGELERRLRGRGTDSEATIAKRLANAEKEMQQAHWFNAWIVNDDLDRAYDELRSAYLAATLSPSCHPSLVNSIMKGWRNNG comes from the coding sequence ATAGAAGCAGAACGTACAGGCATTGTGCTGGTGCTCTGCGCGCCGTCCGGTACTGGCAAGACAACGCTTACCAGGCGTCTTCTCGAAGAATTCCACCGCTTCGAATTTTCCGTTTCCTACACCACCCGTCAGCCCCGCGAGGGCGAACAACACGGAAAGGACTACTTCTTCGTGTCCGAAGATGAGTTCAACGAAAAGCGGGAAGCAGGCTTTTTTGCCGAATGGGCCGAAGTGCACGGCAACTATTACGGCACCCCCAAGGAAGAAACCCTTCGCAAGCTCGCAGCCGGCAAGGATATTCTTTTCGATATCGATGTTCAGGGAGCGGGCCAGCTGCACGGCAGCCTCAAGCAGGGGTGTTACGTATTCATCCTGCCGCCTTCTCGCGGTGAACTGGAACGTCGTCTTCGCGGAAGGGGAACCGATTCCGAGGCAACCATCGCCAAGCGCCTTGCCAATGCCGAAAAGGAAATGCAGCAGGCTCACTGGTTCAACGCATGGATCGTGAACGACGATCTCGACCGGGCGTATGATGAACTGCGCAGCGCCTACCTTGCAGCGACATTGTCTCCCTCATGTCACCCGTCACTGGTGAACAGCATCATGAAGGGATGGAGGAACAATGGCTGA
- a CDS encoding YicC/YloC family endoribonuclease, whose amino-acid sequence MLRSMTGFGRCFMEGDGFTMTWEVRSVNSRHLDVKWRLPVMVRSAEARFEKVVRRFATRGRVDVSLNLQVHKAELMAVTFNASQAGAMLDQLGAFAASRGEAFAPDYNRLLGMGFLWEDSGAELDEVFVSRLEEGLAGALQDWNLSREAEAVALEKDMLDRIARMEEWTALINERAPQIKEDRFALVRERLREVLARNEVDLEEQRFLQEITLLSDKLDVSEEITRLNTHLVRLRELMQSGGDAGKRLDFTLQECFREINTCGNKIQDPQISHVVVDFKNEMEKCREQVQNLE is encoded by the coding sequence ATGCTGAGAAGTATGACTGGTTTCGGACGGTGTTTCATGGAAGGCGACGGCTTTACCATGACGTGGGAAGTACGCAGTGTGAACAGCCGCCATCTGGACGTCAAATGGCGGCTGCCTGTCATGGTGCGCTCGGCCGAGGCGCGCTTCGAAAAGGTCGTGCGCCGGTTCGCCACACGCGGCAGGGTGGATGTGTCCCTGAACCTGCAGGTGCATAAGGCCGAGCTCATGGCGGTTACGTTCAACGCCTCGCAGGCTGGTGCCATGCTGGATCAGCTCGGCGCTTTTGCAGCCTCGCGGGGCGAAGCATTTGCACCGGACTACAACCGTCTGCTCGGCATGGGCTTCCTGTGGGAAGACAGCGGCGCGGAGCTGGATGAAGTGTTTGTGAGCAGGCTTGAAGAAGGCCTTGCCGGAGCACTGCAGGACTGGAACCTTTCCCGCGAGGCAGAAGCCGTGGCGCTGGAAAAGGACATGCTGGACCGCATTGCCCGCATGGAAGAATGGACGGCACTCATCAACGAACGTGCTCCCCAGATCAAGGAAGACCGCTTTGCCCTGGTGCGCGAGCGCCTGCGCGAAGTGCTCGCCCGTAACGAAGTGGATCTGGAAGAACAGCGTTTTCTGCAGGAAATCACGCTGCTTTCCGACAAGCTCGATGTGAGCGAAGAAATCACCCGCCTAAACACCCATCTTGTCCGTCTGCGCGAACTCATGCAGTCCGGCGGCGACGCAGGCAAGCGCCTCGATTTTACGCTGCAGGAATGCTTCCGCGAGATAAATACCTGCGGCAACAAGATTCAGGACCCCCAGATCTCCCATGTCGTGGTGGACTTCAAGAACGAAATGGAAAAGTGCCGCGAGCAGGTGCAGAATCTGGAGTAA
- a CDS encoding Hsp20/alpha crystallin family protein, whose protein sequence is MVIDFSSLYDFPKEVERFFDDVARFRRGGMGGVGFPLLNIAEDEGNYYVEISVPGVDPKEVELTLTEKSLIIKGERKAGEGRFLRQERPAGTFQRVLSLNVPVERDKVIASGADGILRVALPKAESVKPRKISITAADNRAIEV, encoded by the coding sequence ATGGTTATCGATTTCAGTTCCCTGTATGACTTCCCCAAAGAGGTGGAGCGCTTCTTTGACGATGTGGCCCGCTTCCGCAGGGGTGGCATGGGCGGGGTCGGATTCCCGCTTCTCAATATCGCCGAGGACGAAGGTAATTATTATGTGGAAATCAGCGTCCCCGGTGTGGACCCGAAGGAAGTGGAGCTGACCCTCACTGAGAAGAGCCTGATCATCAAGGGTGAGCGCAAAGCCGGTGAAGGTCGTTTCCTGCGGCAGGAACGTCCCGCAGGTACCTTCCAGCGGGTGCTCTCGCTCAATGTTCCCGTCGAGCGTGACAAGGTCATCGCCTCGGGTGCAGATGGCATTCTGAGAGTTGCACTTCCCAAGGCAGAAAGTGTGAAACCCCGCAAGATATCCATAACCGCCGCTGACAACAGGGCGATTGAAGTCTAA
- a CDS encoding response regulator: MKLRVLFVDDEPNVLNGLRLVLRSLRDKWHMAFATSAVEALEILDRETFDVIISDMRMPGMDGGDLLAEVQKRHPHMLRIILSGYSDQVMIMKTVKPAHQFLSKPCNHIELQEVVERSMQLRGVLGNEHVRSILSDVEALPSLPEAYQALETELGRENPSLEYIGDIIEQDLGLTASLLKLVNSSFFGLRRHVSSPHQAVVLLGTETVKSLMLIIELVKRFHVKESLHVDATLLWEHSTFTGHLARCIAAKCQKSKDVVDNAFIAGLLHDVGKLVLLTRFEDEYMQVLDLVRNTDMYILHAEQQVFGTTHAEMGAYLLALWGLPAPVVEAVLLHDAPGIPAESGFTALAAVHVANVLDRQMRIVHEGYKVPQFDMDYLKAAGLDQRIAELSELCREMIESDDGKTCIS; encoded by the coding sequence ATGAAGCTGCGAGTGCTGTTTGTTGATGATGAGCCTAACGTGCTGAATGGTTTGCGTCTTGTACTGCGAAGCCTGCGCGACAAGTGGCATATGGCCTTTGCCACAAGTGCCGTGGAAGCATTGGAGATTCTGGATCGCGAAACCTTTGACGTGATCATTTCCGATATGCGCATGCCCGGTATGGACGGCGGCGACCTGCTGGCCGAGGTGCAGAAAAGGCATCCGCACATGCTGCGTATCATCCTGTCCGGCTATTCCGATCAGGTCATGATAATGAAGACGGTTAAACCCGCACACCAGTTCCTTTCCAAGCCGTGCAATCACATTGAACTGCAGGAAGTGGTAGAGCGCTCCATGCAGCTCAGGGGAGTGCTGGGCAACGAGCATGTGCGTTCCATCCTGTCGGATGTGGAGGCACTGCCGTCGCTGCCGGAAGCCTATCAGGCACTGGAGACCGAGCTGGGCAGGGAGAATCCTTCGCTGGAATACATCGGCGATATCATTGAGCAGGATCTGGGGCTCACCGCTTCACTGCTCAAGCTGGTAAACTCTTCATTCTTCGGCTTGCGCCGTCATGTCTCCAGTCCGCATCAGGCCGTGGTTCTTCTGGGTACGGAAACCGTCAAGAGCCTTATGCTGATCATTGAGCTGGTAAAACGTTTTCATGTGAAGGAATCGCTGCATGTAGATGCCACTCTGCTCTGGGAGCACAGCACCTTCACCGGGCATCTGGCCCGATGCATAGCGGCCAAGTGCCAGAAATCAAAAGATGTTGTGGATAACGCTTTTATTGCCGGTTTGCTGCACGATGTGGGCAAACTGGTGCTGCTTACCCGTTTTGAAGATGAATATATGCAGGTGCTGGACCTGGTACGCAATACCGACATGTATATTCTGCATGCCGAGCAGCAGGTTTTTGGAACCACCCATGCGGAAATGGGGGCGTATCTACTTGCACTGTGGGGGCTGCCTGCTCCGGTGGTGGAGGCTGTGCTTCTGCACGATGCTCCCGGCATTCCCGCAGAATCGGGTTTTACGGCTCTTGCCGCAGTGCATGTGGCAAATGTGCTCGACCGGCAGATGCGCATCGTGCACGAAGGGTACAAGGTGCCGCAGTTTGACATGGACTATCTCAAAGCCGCAGGCCTGGATCAGAGAATTGCGGAACTGAGCGAACTGTGCCGCGAAATGATCGAATCTGACGACGGCAAAACCTGCATTTCATGA
- a CDS encoding XRE family transcriptional regulator, protein MNNIRTASGDWRIQEFIAEAIGLVGGIAELARIAGVSERTVYAWKNGERHPSRTNLNRVTEYLESMVDGGWGQTPSPSRQALYERTQDGYGSPESGGAGAADFLDSFVFVEKALARPSAGGGSLETGGEHDGVYAFRLDWLTRKTTDTSRLRIMEVMGRSMENTLHNGDMCLVNERDKELVEDRIYVIRVHDEIYVKRFSRAPGRYLFRGDNRELAYQDIVVDVTDESLNWEVIGRVIWAGKDF, encoded by the coding sequence ATGAACAATATTCGCACAGCCAGCGGTGACTGGCGCATTCAGGAATTCATAGCCGAGGCCATCGGTCTGGTCGGGGGCATTGCTGAACTGGCGCGCATTGCCGGAGTCAGCGAGCGCACGGTCTATGCGTGGAAGAATGGCGAGCGGCACCCCAGCAGGACGAATCTGAACCGGGTGACGGAATATCTTGAGTCCATGGTCGACGGGGGATGGGGGCAGACTCCTTCACCTTCCCGGCAGGCACTCTATGAGCGCACGCAGGACGGCTATGGTTCACCGGAAAGCGGGGGAGCAGGCGCGGCAGATTTTCTCGATTCGTTCGTGTTCGTTGAAAAGGCCCTTGCCCGCCCCAGCGCGGGAGGAGGGTCGCTTGAGACGGGCGGCGAGCATGACGGTGTGTACGCCTTTCGTCTGGACTGGCTGACGCGCAAGACCACGGATACCTCGCGTCTGCGGATCATGGAGGTCATGGGGCGTTCCATGGAGAACACCCTGCACAACGGTGACATGTGTCTGGTCAACGAACGTGACAAGGAGCTCGTGGAGGACCGGATATACGTTATTCGTGTGCATGACGAAATCTATGTGAAACGTTTTTCGCGTGCACCGGGGCGCTATCTTTTCCGCGGTGACAACCGGGAGCTTGCGTATCAGGACATAGTGGTGGACGTGACGGACGAGTCGCTCAACTGGGAGGTCATCGGCAGGGTGATCTGGGCAGGCAAGGATTTTTAG
- a CDS encoding SH3 domain-containing protein translates to MKAASYVRIAVIIATCCLLAACGGRREGIADLDVLPQRAAAYLPDGAANPLLSPEVQKGLQSRFFDRFFAPWRAQKASLAPKVAFWGTETFGRKKGFAENLQPWSRPRWESLVSMQMEGSYPSMARHAIATRNTSFRVMPTDKPFFYNPSRAGEGYPFDYMQNSAVWIGTPLLVTHVSADGAWYFAEAGITFGWLPADAIGWTDEAFRRDYMTGTYAAALRDRIVLRTDGGAFAGMAHLGAVFPISVSAMMLETASAGAAQTPPATNLPVIIPLRTVEGNAIAATIHLPPTTVGLMPQAISAQALAHFADMMMGQPYGWGGLLENRDCSAAMRDLFAPFGIWLPRNSSQQGKEVGTPISLEGKTAAEKRAIILEQGIPFYTLLWFKGHIGLYIGPDAATGEPLLLHDVWGARTEWKGEEGRAVVGRLAVTTLRFAEERDDVKKDWFYDRLRGMVLMPSKL, encoded by the coding sequence ATGAAAGCTGCGTCGTATGTCCGTATCGCTGTAATTATCGCGACGTGTTGTCTCCTTGCTGCCTGCGGCGGTCGCCGCGAGGGCATTGCCGACCTTGATGTGCTGCCGCAGCGCGCCGCTGCCTATCTGCCGGATGGTGCCGCAAACCCGCTGCTGTCTCCCGAGGTACAGAAGGGGCTGCAATCCCGTTTCTTCGACCGGTTTTTTGCCCCGTGGCGTGCACAGAAGGCTTCGCTCGCTCCCAAGGTGGCCTTCTGGGGAACAGAAACCTTTGGCCGCAAAAAGGGATTTGCAGAAAACCTGCAGCCATGGTCGCGCCCCCGCTGGGAATCGCTTGTCTCCATGCAGATGGAGGGCAGCTATCCTTCCATGGCCCGTCATGCCATTGCCACGCGCAACACCTCCTTCCGCGTCATGCCCACGGACAAGCCCTTCTTCTATAATCCTTCCAGGGCCGGAGAAGGCTATCCCTTCGATTACATGCAAAATTCTGCTGTATGGATAGGCACGCCGCTGCTCGTCACCCATGTTTCCGCCGACGGCGCATGGTATTTTGCCGAGGCGGGAATTACCTTCGGCTGGCTGCCCGCAGATGCCATCGGCTGGACTGACGAAGCCTTCCGCAGAGACTACATGACCGGCACCTATGCCGCTGCCCTGCGTGACAGAATCGTTCTGCGCACGGATGGCGGAGCCTTCGCGGGCATGGCCCATCTGGGCGCCGTGTTCCCCATATCCGTCAGTGCCATGATGCTGGAAACAGCCTCTGCCGGAGCGGCGCAGACCCCGCCCGCAACAAATTTGCCCGTTATCATTCCCCTGCGTACAGTCGAGGGCAACGCCATAGCGGCAACCATCCATCTGCCTCCCACCACCGTGGGGCTTATGCCGCAGGCTATTTCCGCACAGGCGCTCGCACACTTTGCCGACATGATGATGGGCCAGCCCTACGGATGGGGCGGTCTGCTCGAAAATCGCGACTGCTCGGCAGCCATGCGCGACCTCTTCGCCCCCTTCGGTATCTGGCTGCCCCGTAACTCCAGCCAGCAGGGCAAGGAAGTGGGCACACCCATTTCGCTGGAAGGAAAAACCGCAGCCGAGAAACGGGCCATCATCCTCGAACAGGGCATTCCGTTCTACACCTTGCTCTGGTTCAAGGGGCATATCGGCCTGTACATCGGCCCGGACGCTGCAACGGGTGAACCGCTGCTGCTGCACGACGTATGGGGTGCCCGCACGGAATGGAAGGGCGAGGAAGGACGTGCTGTGGTGGGGCGTTTAGCCGTAACCACCCTGCGGTTTGCCGAAGAGCGTGACGACGTGAAGAAAGACTGGTTCTACGACAGGCTGCGGGGCATGGTGCTCATGCCGTCGAAGCTGTAG